A single window of Malus sylvestris chromosome 5, drMalSylv7.2, whole genome shotgun sequence DNA harbors:
- the LOC126621814 gene encoding pathogen-related protein-like gives MASSGVEGDKYRSYLTGEGEKNTQWKFGAPTYDVVNKLFEEGRTKIWPPRSLEEEVQNLVKTWEMELFHKSNLDDIKSIDPNKYTFSLNGRKGINIEEIGKLGGGYNPLLQTSLPEKLRGYNPDEETAESSHKAFTTTFPRGFALEVLQVYSGPPEIIYKFRHWGYMEGPFKGHAPTGEMVEVFGMAIFTVDEHNKIVKVEFFYDPGQLLGGLLKGAKLGTSSEETASSCPVLRSTG, from the exons ATGGCATCTTCAGGTGTTGAGGGAGACAAGTACCGTTCGTATTTGactggagaaggagaaaagaacaCCCAATGGAAGTTTGGTGCCCCTACCTATGATGTTGTTAACAAGCTCTTTGAGGAAGGCAGAAccaag ATATGGCCACCCAGGTCACTAGAAGAAGAGGTGCAGAACCTTGTAAAGACATGGGAAATGGAGCTTTTCCATAAGTCCAACCTTGATGATATCAAATCAATTGATCCCAACAAGTACACTTTCAGTCTAAATG GAAGGAAAGGCATAAATATTGAAGAAATAGGGAAACTTGGAGGAGGATATAACCCTTTGCTTCAGACCTCACTGCCTGAGAAACTCAGGGGATATAATCCAGATGAGGAAACAGCAGAATCATCCCACAAGGCTTTCACAACAACATTCCCTCGTGGGTTTGCGTTGGAGGTCCTCCAAGTTTATTCAGGGCCACCAGAGATTATCTACAAATTCAGGCACTGGGGTTATATGGAGGGCCCTTTCAAGGGCCATGCTCCCACTGGAGAAATGGTTGAAGTCTTCGGAATGGCCATTTTTACG GTGGACGAGCACAACAAAATTGTTAAGGTGGAGTTTTTCTATGACCCTGGACAACTTCTTGGAGGTCTTTTGAAGGGTGCGAAATTGGGTACTTCTTCCGAAGAGACAGCTTCAAGCTGCCCGGTCCTGAGGAGCACAGGGTAG
- the LOC126621817 gene encoding pentatricopeptide repeat-containing protein At1g18485-like, protein MGASLQARGRQNDVETGRKVHNLVSALTVFNCDFVLNTRIITMYAMCGSPLDSHSVFDGLKRKNLFQWNALVSGQCVDCNVWEMRVG, encoded by the exons ATGGGAGCCTCTTTACAGGCCCGCGGGCGCCAAAATGACGTCGAAACCGGACGCAAAGTCCACAACTTGGTCTCTGCGCTGACCGTTTTCAACTGTGATTTTGTTCTCAACACACGCATCATTACCATGTATGCAATGTGCGGTTCTCCTTTGGATTCCCACTCAGTTTTCGACGGGCTGAAGAGGAAGAACTTGTTCCAGTGGAATGCGCTTGTTAGTGG GCAATGCGTTGATTGCAATGTATGGGAAATGCGGGTCGGTTGA